ACAGATAACGGCCAGCTTTTCCACAGAGGCAAAGATGCCGTCAGGTTTTTCCTCCAGCAGCATTTTTTCGATGGTCTCAAAGGTTTCATCATTTTCATTGCTGCATTCAACGATCAGCGGCTGCTGGCGGGTGGAACCCTGCAGTGCATCCAGGTAACCATTCATCCTGATCTTTCCGATGGAGATATTTTTATGCACCTGCAGATAAGCGATCTTTTTACAACCTGCATCTATCAGGTGGCGGGTAGCCGTTACCGCGCTTTCATAATTATCAGAAGTAACTTTCACACTGTCCAGGTTATCGCTCACCCGGTCAAACAGCACCAGCGGGATGCCATTTTTATTCAATTCCAGTAAATGACTGTTATCATTGTTTTCTCTGGACATGGATAATAATACCCCGTCCACTCTCCCATTTGCCAGTGTATTGATAAAGGATACTTCCAGTTCATAATCACCGTGCGTAAAATAAAAGAGTAAGTAATAACCCTGTTCCTGGGTTACTTTTTCTATGCCGCCAATTACAAGAGAAAAAAAATCATTCACCATTTCAGGGATAACAACAGCAATAGTTTTTGTCTTTTGCCCCCTCAGGCCACTTGCATTGGGATTAG
This DNA window, taken from Chitinophaga niabensis, encodes the following:
- a CDS encoding LacI family DNA-binding transcriptional regulator encodes the protein MSKVNIKQLAKELNLSISTVSRALRDSYEISADTKKKVFALAKQLNYQPNPNASGLRGQKTKTIAVVIPEMVNDFFSLVIGGIEKVTQEQGYYLLFYFTHGDYELEVSFINTLANGRVDGVLLSMSRENNDNSHLLELNKNGIPLVLFDRVSDNLDSVKVTSDNYESAVTATRHLIDAGCKKIAYLQVHKNISIGKIRMNGYLDALQGSTRQQPLIVECSNENDETFETIEKMLLEEKPDGIFASVEKLAVICYRVCEKINLRIPRDIKIISFSNLQTASLLNPSLTTITQPAFDMGEAAAKELLHIINKKSMSAPKEKHVILKSLLMKRKSTSV